One stretch of Nitratiruptor tergarcus DSM 16512 DNA includes these proteins:
- a CDS encoding SPFH domain-containing protein — protein sequence MGLFDWLRGQFIDVIEWFDDSGDTIVYRFPRHENEIKYGAKLIVRPGQKAVFVNEGQIAEVLGPGTWELETKNLPILTDLQHWDHGFTSPFKAEVYFVSTKRFGDLKFGTKTPIIVNDPELGPVRLKAYGTYEIRITDPAKILRELSSTDGNFTTEEIEKFLGNLIIAKLPIVLAKSGISIFELAKHYDALGEKIKELLQPYFDEYGVSLEKILLQSISLPKDLQEALDAKGAQTILGDMNEYLKYKSAQGLEKGGSAADMVGLGAGLYAAKEMFEDKKITPSPLPQEYYYVAIENKLIGPLSKDALQKMIVLGEVKPDTLLWQEGMEQWQKAGEAVKDLFKKTPPPLDEN from the coding sequence ATGGGACTCTTTGATTGGCTTCGTGGGCAGTTTATCGATGTTATAGAGTGGTTTGATGATAGTGGCGATACGATAGTCTATCGCTTTCCAAGACATGAAAATGAGATTAAATATGGAGCAAAGCTTATTGTCAGACCCGGGCAAAAAGCGGTTTTTGTCAATGAGGGGCAAATTGCAGAAGTATTAGGACCTGGAACGTGGGAGCTTGAGACTAAAAACTTGCCAATTTTGACAGATTTGCAGCACTGGGATCATGGGTTTACATCTCCTTTTAAAGCTGAGGTCTACTTTGTAAGTACTAAGCGCTTTGGGGACCTCAAGTTTGGTACCAAAACACCAATTATTGTAAATGATCCAGAACTTGGTCCTGTTCGTCTCAAAGCTTATGGAACCTACGAGATTCGCATTACTGATCCAGCCAAGATTTTACGAGAGCTCTCGAGTACAGATGGAAACTTTACAACTGAAGAGATAGAGAAGTTTTTGGGAAATCTCATCATTGCAAAACTTCCGATAGTTCTTGCAAAGAGTGGCATCTCTATCTTTGAATTGGCAAAGCACTATGATGCCCTTGGAGAGAAGATTAAAGAGCTTTTGCAGCCATATTTTGATGAGTATGGAGTATCGTTAGAAAAAATTCTTTTACAAAGTATATCACTTCCAAAAGATCTGCAAGAGGCACTTGATGCTAAGGGGGCGCAAACAATTCTTGGTGATATGAATGAGTATCTCAAGTATAAGAGTGCTCAAGGATTAGAAAAGGGCGGAAGTGCTGCAGATATGGTAGGACTAGGTGCAGGGCTCTATGCAGCAAAAGAGATGTTTGAGGATAAAAAAATAACTCCTTCACCATTGCCACAAGAGTACTATTACGTTGCTATTGAGAATAAGCTTATTGGCCCTTTGAGCAAAGATGCATTGCAAAAGATGATAGTGCTGGGTGAAGTAAAGCCAGATACACTGCTGTGGCAAGAGGGCATGGAGCAGTGGCAAAAGGCAGGTGAAGCAGTAAAAGATCTATTCAAAAAGACTCCTCCACCATTAGATGAAAATTAA
- a CDS encoding toxic anion resistance protein, giving the protein MQKDIKEKIEHEIVKQDSAILPPLEESEQKIIEDLKKSLDFTNRNAVITFGVEAQEKLDEISSAMIEGVKNRDLEEAGETLNKMVLTLRGFNVENLKDKELPWWKKLLGFTSPIVETLQQYEEVKDQIELIANDLEKHKAKLMQDMVALEKLYEANLDYFRKLELYIKAGEEKIKELDEKIIPEFEKKAKEGELIDAQNLREIKEFRDELERRVHDLKLSRQVAMQALPSIRLIQENDKALINKITSTLVNTIPLWRNQLAQVVTVYRSRGAAKSLKASADLTNELLEKNAEALKMANKEVKEQVERGVFDIESIKKANKTLIETLHESMQIADEGKKQRELAAKELQKLESELKSALIEMKKKKEADNGTL; this is encoded by the coding sequence ATGCAAAAAGATATCAAAGAAAAAATTGAGCATGAAATTGTCAAGCAAGATTCTGCAATCTTACCACCTTTAGAAGAGAGTGAGCAAAAGATAATTGAAGACCTTAAAAAAAGTCTTGATTTTACTAACCGCAATGCGGTGATTACATTTGGTGTAGAAGCGCAGGAGAAACTTGATGAAATTTCAAGTGCTATGATTGAAGGTGTGAAAAACAGAGATCTTGAAGAGGCTGGAGAGACTCTTAATAAGATGGTGCTGACTCTTCGTGGTTTTAATGTAGAGAATCTCAAAGACAAGGAGCTTCCATGGTGGAAAAAACTCCTTGGCTTTACGTCACCAATTGTAGAGACGTTGCAGCAGTATGAGGAGGTAAAAGACCAAATAGAGCTTATTGCAAATGATCTTGAAAAGCATAAAGCCAAACTCATGCAAGATATGGTTGCGCTCGAGAAGCTTTATGAAGCAAATTTAGACTATTTTAGAAAACTTGAGCTCTATATCAAAGCTGGAGAAGAGAAGATTAAAGAACTTGATGAAAAAATCATTCCAGAGTTTGAAAAAAAGGCAAAAGAGGGAGAACTTATCGATGCGCAAAATCTGCGTGAGATAAAAGAGTTTCGCGATGAGTTAGAAAGAAGAGTGCACGATCTCAAACTCTCTCGCCAAGTTGCTATGCAAGCACTTCCAAGTATCAGACTTATTCAAGAAAATGACAAAGCACTTATCAACAAGATTACTTCAACTCTTGTTAATACCATTCCTCTTTGGCGCAATCAGCTTGCACAAGTTGTTACAGTCTATCGCAGTAGAGGAGCTGCAAAATCTCTCAAAGCATCAGCAGACCTTACTAACGAGCTTTTAGAAAAAAATGCCGAAGCACTAAAGATGGCAAACAAAGAGGTCAAAGAGCAGGTAGAGAGAGGTGTCTTTGATATTGAAAGCATCAAAAAGGCAAATAAAACTCTTATAGAGACGCTCCATGAATCGATGCAAATAGCTGATGAGGGCAAAAAGCAGCGTGAGCTTGCTGCAAAAGAGCTACAAAAGTTAGAGAGCGAACTCAAAAGTGCTCTTATAGAGATGAAGAAGAAAAAAGAGGCTGATAATGGGACTCTTTGA
- a CDS encoding 5-bromo-4-chloroindolyl phosphate hydrolysis family protein, which translates to MPLAKRYNRKLVKNTKTIGFLLYLFVIPPLIAIVAAVVMVDMKKFILNLLSFLLFFAALYLSKRGFAQEFAYNQATFAQAPKVPYKLLGALSLAVAVFYTSFVISNRTFLHSLFLALIAFAGYVLWYGLDPREDKIPDTKDVGYKVALQTINEAKEQLAAIEEQTAKIKNEDLRKRVNATIKKARKIIAEVEKKPYFVRELRKFLVVYINGLFEVTESYIKVQESLTQEKKQELYQLLEDVQKRFDKELRKIEKKGATELDIKMDTLNLQINE; encoded by the coding sequence ATGCCTTTGGCAAAACGCTATAACAGAAAACTTGTCAAGAATACAAAAACTATAGGTTTCTTACTCTATCTATTTGTCATTCCTCCTCTTATAGCAATTGTTGCTGCTGTTGTTATGGTAGATATGAAGAAATTTATCCTTAATCTTCTCTCTTTTTTGCTCTTTTTTGCAGCTTTGTATTTGAGTAAAAGAGGATTTGCACAAGAGTTTGCATACAATCAGGCTACATTTGCCCAAGCCCCAAAGGTACCTTATAAACTTCTTGGAGCCCTTAGTTTAGCAGTTGCTGTTTTTTATACCTCATTTGTAATATCCAATCGAACATTTTTGCACTCGCTCTTTTTAGCACTTATTGCATTTGCTGGATATGTGCTCTGGTATGGGCTCGATCCAAGAGAAGATAAGATTCCAGATACCAAAGATGTGGGTTACAAAGTGGCACTACAAACAATTAATGAAGCAAAAGAGCAATTAGCTGCAATAGAAGAACAAACAGCTAAAATTAAAAATGAAGATCTCAGAAAGAGGGTTAATGCAACTATCAAAAAAGCAAGAAAGATAATAGCTGAGGTTGAGAAGAAGCCCTATTTTGTAAGAGAGCTACGAAAATTTCTCGTTGTTTATATCAACGGGCTTTTTGAAGTTACTGAGTCTTACATTAAAGTCCAAGAGTCTTTAACGCAAGAGAAAAAACAAGAGCTCTATCAACTTCTTGAAGATGTGCAAAAGCGTTTTGATAAAGAGCTAAGAAAAATTGAGAAAAAAGGGGCTACAGAGCTTGATATCAAGATGGATACACTAAATCTGCAGATAAACGAATAA
- a CDS encoding amidohydrolase family protein: MVIKNAKIVNFDNIFMADVLVEDGLITRIDTEIVGHEILDIEGKYLLPGLIDLHVRTLDDKINSDNFVRLSCNAKKGGVTTIALIADLQPPISDEITLEFVKSQDVQVTIYPLVMALRDENSLSELAILLKKGALSIFTPSDINEYLLARVFEYAKMRGVVLHIEPKNSVFRDVGVMNESEVSFRLGLGGISELEEISEIAKVLEFANFYKVPVLFKSVSTPRGLELIAKSRYAYAEVSIHHLLFSDEACEEYNTFAKLSPPLRNEEQRQQLIQALQEGKIDLLTSLHSPKSFVNKDVSFDDASFGIDALGYYLPLLYDRLVKQNIISFSKLVELTATNPGCFVDEKVGKIEEGYSADFIIFDPEATTKVTVPSLYTNKILQGSVVNVIKNGEVIYG; encoded by the coding sequence ATGGTCATTAAGAATGCAAAAATTGTCAATTTTGATAATATTTTTATGGCTGATGTATTGGTGGAAGATGGACTTATTACCCGCATTGACACTGAAATTGTAGGGCATGAAATTTTGGATATTGAGGGAAAGTATCTCTTACCAGGATTAATTGACCTGCATGTACGTACTCTTGATGATAAAATTAATAGTGATAATTTTGTAAGGCTTTCTTGCAATGCAAAAAAAGGAGGGGTAACAACAATTGCCCTCATAGCAGATCTCCAGCCTCCTATTAGTGATGAGATAACACTAGAGTTTGTAAAATCTCAAGATGTTCAAGTGACTATCTACCCTCTTGTCATGGCATTGCGAGATGAGAATAGTTTGAGTGAATTGGCGATTCTGCTCAAAAAGGGGGCATTATCAATTTTTACTCCTTCTGATATCAATGAGTACCTTCTAGCGAGAGTTTTTGAATATGCAAAGATGCGAGGTGTCGTTTTACATATAGAGCCAAAAAATAGTGTATTTCGCGATGTTGGTGTGATGAATGAATCTGAAGTCTCATTTCGCCTAGGACTTGGAGGAATAAGTGAGCTTGAAGAGATAAGTGAGATTGCTAAAGTTTTGGAATTTGCCAACTTTTACAAAGTGCCGGTACTTTTTAAAAGTGTTTCAACTCCAAGAGGACTAGAACTTATAGCAAAAAGTAGATATGCGTATGCAGAGGTCTCTATTCATCATCTTCTTTTTAGTGACGAAGCTTGTGAAGAATATAACACTTTTGCAAAATTATCACCACCTCTTAGGAATGAAGAGCAAAGACAACAACTCATTCAAGCACTGCAAGAGGGCAAAATTGATCTTCTGACCTCTTTGCATTCTCCAAAATCCTTTGTTAATAAAGACGTAAGCTTTGATGATGCAAGTTTTGGTATAGATGCATTAGGCTATTATCTTCCTCTCCTTTACGATAGATTGGTGAAGCAAAATATAATCTCTTTTTCAAAACTTGTAGAACTTACAGCTACAAATCCTGGATGTTTTGTGGATGAGAAAGTAGGAAAAATAGAAGAGGGTTATAGCGCAGATTTTATTATTTTTGATCCTGAAGCTACAACAAAAGTAACAGTCCCATCTTTATATACTAACAAAATATTACAAGGAAGTGTTGTCAATGTGATAAAAAATGGAGAGGTCATTTATGGTTAA
- a CDS encoding thioredoxin family protein, whose product MKKIVLLISFVLLAVAADFDWVTYNKALAMAKKLNKPIMIMISQKGCPTCEYMDDVAFENDELVDFVEYNFIPVKIDLSEAKKLGFKAYGTPTFYFLRPNGKPFEPPLVGGATAKVFLDKLKEIKADYGH is encoded by the coding sequence ATGAAAAAGATTGTTCTGCTTATATCTTTTGTGCTCTTGGCAGTAGCAGCAGATTTTGATTGGGTTACTTATAATAAAGCCCTTGCAATGGCTAAAAAGCTCAATAAACCTATTATGATTATGATAAGCCAAAAGGGATGTCCAACCTGTGAATATATGGATGATGTAGCATTTGAAAATGATGAACTTGTGGATTTTGTAGAGTACAATTTTATTCCAGTAAAAATCGATCTGAGTGAAGCGAAAAAACTTGGATTCAAAGCTTATGGGACTCCTACTTTTTATTTCTTACGTCCTAATGGTAAACCATTTGAGCCACCTCTTGTAGGAGGAGCAACAGCAAAAGTCTTTTTAGACAAACTCAAAGAGATAAAGGCAGATTATGGTCATTAA
- the dsbD gene encoding protein-disulfide reductase DsbD, translating into MRWLVAILFFCFNLFGFGFVQQGSVDIVPVEKAYKPSVALHNGILEVNITMAPKTYLYKKEIKLFINGKKVDLKLPPAQKLHGEEVYQKQLNFIVDVPKSGKQKVVLEYQGCNEIGICYPPQKKVYEFVQKSKRAQKTSKPKLSEEESIAATLKHESLGIVLLTFFGFGLLLALTPCVFPMIPILSSLIVGAKNMNTKKAFFYSFVYVLAMSVTYTVAGVLAGLFGANLQSALQNPVVITLFALIFVALAMSMFGFYEIGLPASWQTKLTKTSDEAGSKGGIIGVAIMGFLSALIVGPCVAPPLAGALIYIGQTGDAVLGGLALFAMSLGMGMPLLLIGTGAGKFMPKPGGWMEAVSRVFGVVMLGVAIWMLDRILPAQVTMLLWAALFIGSAVYLRALEGIEPGAHWFIYFKKSVGIIIFIYGVILMIGAFSGATSLIKPLANLSASKAPLQNIEKKELFEEVKDYQEFEKIVKSAKKPVLLDITAKWCASCKELEHNTFSDPKVQQKMEQFLTLRLDVTDNSPSDKEFLKKFGLYGPPAILFFDSNGKEKRGLRIIGYKSPEEFLQILDQALKDNR; encoded by the coding sequence ATGCGTTGGTTAGTAGCAATTTTGTTTTTTTGTTTCAATCTGTTTGGATTTGGTTTTGTGCAGCAAGGTTCTGTGGATATAGTTCCTGTAGAAAAGGCTTATAAACCTTCTGTTGCACTTCACAATGGTATACTTGAAGTAAATATTACAATGGCTCCAAAAACGTATCTCTATAAAAAAGAGATAAAGCTTTTTATTAATGGTAAAAAAGTAGATCTTAAACTTCCTCCTGCACAAAAGCTCCATGGTGAAGAGGTCTATCAAAAGCAGCTGAACTTTATAGTAGATGTCCCTAAAAGCGGGAAGCAAAAAGTAGTTTTAGAGTATCAAGGGTGTAATGAGATAGGAATCTGCTATCCTCCTCAAAAAAAGGTGTATGAGTTTGTCCAAAAGAGTAAGAGGGCGCAAAAGACCTCCAAACCCAAGCTCTCTGAAGAGGAGTCAATTGCTGCTACACTTAAACACGAATCACTAGGGATCGTTCTTTTAACCTTTTTTGGATTTGGACTTCTTTTGGCGTTGACTCCTTGCGTCTTTCCTATGATTCCTATTCTCTCTTCTTTGATTGTTGGTGCGAAAAATATGAATACCAAAAAAGCCTTTTTCTATTCTTTCGTCTATGTTCTTGCAATGAGTGTGACTTATACAGTTGCAGGAGTTTTAGCAGGACTCTTTGGTGCAAATTTACAAAGTGCACTGCAAAATCCTGTGGTCATTACACTCTTTGCACTTATCTTTGTGGCACTTGCTATGAGTATGTTTGGGTTTTATGAAATAGGCCTGCCAGCCTCTTGGCAGACAAAACTTACTAAAACGAGCGATGAAGCAGGGAGCAAAGGTGGGATTATTGGCGTAGCAATCATGGGATTTTTGTCTGCTCTCATTGTAGGGCCTTGTGTGGCACCGCCACTTGCTGGAGCGCTTATTTATATAGGACAAACTGGAGATGCGGTGCTTGGCGGATTAGCACTTTTTGCCATGAGCCTTGGGATGGGGATGCCTCTGCTATTAATTGGAACAGGTGCAGGGAAATTTATGCCAAAGCCTGGTGGCTGGATGGAAGCTGTCTCAAGAGTATTTGGTGTCGTAATGCTTGGAGTTGCAATATGGATGCTAGATCGCATTCTCCCTGCACAAGTAACGATGCTACTTTGGGCAGCGCTATTTATTGGAAGTGCTGTCTATTTGCGTGCGTTAGAGGGAATTGAGCCAGGTGCTCACTGGTTTATCTATTTCAAAAAGAGTGTTGGTATAATTATTTTTATTTATGGTGTTATACTCATGATTGGAGCTTTTAGCGGGGCAACATCATTAATAAAGCCCCTTGCTAACTTAAGTGCTAGTAAAGCTCCTTTACAAAATATTGAAAAAAAAGAGCTCTTTGAAGAGGTAAAAGATTATCAAGAGTTTGAAAAGATTGTAAAAAGTGCAAAAAAACCTGTGCTTTTAGATATAACGGCTAAGTGGTGTGCCAGTTGCAAAGAGCTTGAGCATAATACTTTTTCCGATCCAAAAGTACAGCAAAAAATGGAGCAGTTTTTGACATTACGCCTCGATGTAACTGATAACTCTCCAAGTGATAAAGAGTTTTTGAAAAAATTTGGACTCTATGGACCTCCAGCAATACTCTTTTTTGATAGCAATGGAAAAGAGAAAAGAGGTTTGCGTATAATTGGATATAAGAGTCCAGAGGAGTTTTTGCAGATTTTAGATCAAGCTTTAAAGGATAATAGATGA
- a CDS encoding thioredoxin domain-containing protein, with product MANRLEKEQSPYLQQHKNNPVDWYPWGEEAFKKAKEENKPIFLSIGYSSCHWCHVMEKEVFENEEAAKYLNEHFVSIKVDREERPDIDKYYQEVHQLLNQRPGGWPLSIFMTPDKEPIFAATYIPLEPKYGMPGFIQLLKNIVTALQKDPQEIKKQGRELLSYLKPQNPTKAVKFDEKIADIFVEATKKFFDPQHGGFGHKPKFPHTSTINTLLDIYRLNENKDALHMAEVSLQNMAKGGLRDLVDGGFCRYSVDEKWLVPHFEKMAYDNALLMESYLKAYTTTKNELYKDIAFEIADFISEYMSQKGLFYSASDADSEGEEGKYFVYDYDEVVKKLEIDGFSPEEIQTVLQKLGITKAGNFEGKNIVRVDDLQLCETSKKALKSLKDLRKSRCYPFIDKKIITSWNAMMIKSLYMAARIESRYFEIAEESLQQLLQKMYIDEHLYHAALINKKPTIKAFLEDYAYLATALLEAYKTTLNEEYLARANLLVNDALTEFFDNGRWYFSKGEIWTEAEHTDTSYPSSAAVMVEAMLTLGSLLDEKYIKFSFDTIEFYSEKIYKYATWSAKFIEDVLRFIYQDKIIKADAQNLAACNEIDFAKYPFTLLKSEEIEGYMLCNRSACFLHTNDCQEIIKALNA from the coding sequence ATGGCAAATAGATTAGAAAAAGAGCAATCACCCTACCTCCAGCAACACAAAAATAATCCTGTAGATTGGTATCCTTGGGGAGAGGAGGCTTTTAAAAAAGCAAAAGAGGAGAATAAACCGATATTTCTCTCAATTGGTTATAGCAGCTGCCACTGGTGTCATGTGATGGAAAAAGAGGTTTTCGAAAATGAAGAGGCAGCAAAATATCTCAATGAGCATTTTGTGAGTATCAAAGTTGATAGAGAGGAGCGTCCAGATATAGATAAATACTATCAAGAGGTACATCAACTGCTCAATCAACGTCCAGGAGGTTGGCCCCTCAGTATCTTTATGACACCAGACAAAGAGCCAATCTTTGCTGCTACCTATATTCCATTGGAGCCAAAATATGGAATGCCAGGTTTTATCCAGCTTCTCAAAAATATTGTCACTGCCTTGCAAAAAGATCCCCAAGAGATAAAAAAACAGGGACGCGAACTTCTCAGCTATCTCAAACCACAAAATCCTACAAAAGCTGTTAAATTTGATGAAAAAATAGCAGATATTTTTGTAGAGGCAACAAAAAAGTTTTTTGATCCTCAACATGGAGGTTTTGGACATAAACCAAAATTTCCTCATACCTCTACAATCAACACACTGCTTGATATCTATCGTTTAAATGAAAATAAAGATGCTTTACATATGGCAGAGGTCTCACTGCAAAATATGGCAAAGGGAGGCCTACGAGATCTTGTAGATGGAGGATTTTGCAGATATAGCGTAGATGAAAAATGGCTTGTACCTCATTTTGAAAAGATGGCTTATGATAATGCACTTTTGATGGAGAGTTATCTCAAAGCCTATACTACTACAAAAAATGAACTCTACAAAGACATAGCCTTTGAAATAGCCGATTTTATTAGCGAATATATGAGCCAAAAGGGACTCTTTTATAGTGCAAGTGATGCAGATAGTGAAGGAGAAGAGGGGAAATATTTCGTTTATGATTATGATGAAGTAGTCAAAAAACTCGAAATTGATGGCTTTAGCCCAGAAGAGATCCAAACAGTCTTGCAAAAACTTGGCATCACAAAAGCTGGTAATTTTGAGGGGAAAAATATCGTTCGCGTTGATGATCTTCAGCTCTGTGAAACAAGTAAAAAAGCCCTCAAATCCCTCAAAGATCTGCGAAAAAGCAGATGCTATCCATTTATCGATAAAAAAATAATCACTAGCTGGAACGCAATGATGATTAAATCTCTTTACATGGCTGCAAGAATTGAAAGTAGATATTTTGAAATTGCAGAAGAGTCACTCCAACAGCTTTTGCAAAAAATGTATATAGATGAGCATCTCTACCATGCTGCATTAATTAATAAAAAACCTACTATCAAAGCATTTTTAGAAGATTATGCATATCTGGCTACAGCCCTTCTAGAAGCTTATAAAACTACACTGAATGAAGAGTACCTTGCACGGGCAAATCTGCTTGTCAATGATGCTCTTACAGAGTTTTTTGATAATGGTAGGTGGTATTTTAGTAAAGGAGAGATCTGGACTGAAGCAGAGCATACTGATACATCCTATCCAAGCAGCGCAGCAGTAATGGTAGAAGCAATGCTTACATTAGGCAGCCTTCTTGATGAGAAATATATAAAATTTAGTTTTGATACAATTGAATTTTATAGTGAAAAGATCTACAAGTACGCTACATGGAGTGCAAAATTTATTGAAGATGTTTTGCGTTTTATCTATCAAGATAAAATCATAAAAGCAGATGCACAGAACCTGGCTGCATGCAACGAAATCGATTTTGCTAAATACCCTTTTACTCTTTTAAAAAGTGAAGAGATTGAAGGGTATATGCTCTGTAATCGTAGTGCTTGTTTTTTACATACAAATGACTGTCAAGAGATTATAAAGGCTTTGAATGCGTGA
- the msrA gene encoding peptide-methionine (S)-S-oxide reductase MsrA, which translates to MREIAIFGGGCFWCMEAVFQRVIGLEKVISGYAGCRRKNPTYEQVCTGTTKCAEVVKIEFDPKKISYEELLHIFFAVHDPTQLNRQGADVGTQYRSVIFPQTSEQEATAKEIIEKLNPQFNNNIVTTIEHGEFYEAEEYHQNYYNTHPYQGYCQVVIAPKLEKFKKMFQKYLNE; encoded by the coding sequence ATGCGTGAAATAGCTATTTTTGGTGGTGGATGCTTTTGGTGTATGGAAGCGGTATTTCAAAGAGTAATCGGCTTAGAAAAAGTCATTAGTGGCTATGCAGGCTGTAGGCGAAAAAATCCTACATATGAGCAGGTATGTACGGGAACTACCAAATGTGCAGAGGTAGTGAAAATCGAATTTGATCCCAAAAAAATCAGCTATGAAGAGCTTTTACATATTTTCTTCGCTGTACATGATCCAACACAGCTCAATCGCCAAGGAGCCGATGTAGGAACACAATATAGAAGCGTCATTTTTCCCCAAACCTCCGAGCAAGAAGCAACCGCAAAGGAGATTATTGAAAAACTTAATCCCCAATTTAATAACAATATCGTAACAACAATTGAACATGGAGAGTTTTACGAAGCTGAGGAGTATCATCAAAATTACTACAATACCCATCCTTATCAAGGGTATTGCCAAGTAGTCATTGCTCCAAAATTGGAAAAATTCAAAAAGATGTTTCAAAAGTATCTGAATGAGTAA
- a CDS encoding DNA-deoxyinosine glycosylase, giving the protein MLQHPFEPIIDKNSKVLILGSFPSIKSFENSFYYGHPQNQFWKILATLFDEKTPQTIEEKISFLKKHHIALWDMVRSCKRENSLDTSLKDIEVNDIEKLLHQYPNIKAIFFTGKKAQKLFSKYFSHLSIPTFYLPSPSPAYRKMILQQKVQAWSILKDFLR; this is encoded by the coding sequence ATGCTACAACATCCTTTTGAACCTATCATAGATAAAAATTCTAAAGTACTTATATTAGGATCATTCCCAAGCATTAAATCTTTTGAAAACTCCTTTTATTATGGTCATCCACAAAATCAGTTTTGGAAAATTTTAGCTACGCTTTTTGACGAAAAAACTCCACAGACTATTGAAGAGAAAATATCTTTTCTTAAAAAGCACCATATTGCACTATGGGATATGGTTCGCAGCTGCAAACGAGAAAACTCCCTAGATACATCTTTAAAAGATATTGAAGTTAATGATATTGAAAAACTTTTACACCAATATCCCAATATCAAGGCAATTTTTTTTACTGGGAAAAAGGCACAGAAGCTTTTTTCAAAATATTTTTCACATCTTTCAATCCCTACTTTTTACCTTCCTTCTCCATCCCCTGCATATCGTAAAATGATATTACAGCAAAAGGTTCAAGCTTGGTCAATTTTAAAAGATTTTTTACGATAA